A genomic stretch from Flavobacterium humidisoli includes:
- a CDS encoding dihydrodipicolinate synthase family protein produces the protein MSIQWNGVMPAVTTKFTADDKLDFKMFEVNMKAQLDAGVSGIILGGTLGEASTLLEEEKRELVKHTVSLTENKVPVIMNIAEQTTKGAILAANKAEQDGAKGLMMLPPMRYKASDFETVAFYSEVAKNTTLPIMVYNNPIDYKIDVTLDMFEELLKFDNIQAVKESTRDISNVTRMINRFGDRLKILSGVDTLALESLLMGSDGWVSGLGCAFPAETVAIYKLAKAGRIEEALKIYRWFLPLLELDINSFLVQNIKLAEVATGIGSEHVRAPRLPLQGAEKERVLAIIAEGIRTRPTLPDYKNL, from the coding sequence ATGAGTATTCAATGGAATGGCGTAATGCCAGCGGTAACTACAAAATTTACTGCAGATGATAAATTAGATTTCAAAATGTTTGAAGTTAATATGAAGGCGCAATTAGATGCTGGAGTTTCAGGAATTATTTTAGGAGGCACTTTAGGAGAAGCCAGTACACTTTTAGAAGAAGAAAAAAGAGAATTAGTAAAACATACTGTTTCGCTTACAGAAAATAAAGTGCCTGTAATTATGAATATTGCAGAGCAAACTACAAAAGGAGCCATCTTGGCGGCCAATAAAGCAGAACAAGATGGAGCAAAAGGATTAATGATGCTGCCTCCAATGCGTTATAAAGCATCAGATTTTGAAACGGTTGCTTTTTACAGCGAAGTAGCTAAGAATACAACACTTCCTATCATGGTTTATAACAATCCTATCGATTATAAAATCGATGTTACTTTAGATATGTTCGAAGAGTTGTTAAAATTCGATAACATTCAGGCCGTAAAAGAATCTACAAGAGATATTTCTAACGTGACTAGAATGATTAATCGTTTTGGAGACCGTTTAAAAATATTATCGGGAGTGGACACATTGGCTTTAGAAAGTCTATTAATGGGTTCAGACGGTTGGGTTTCTGGATTGGGTTGTGCTTTTCCTGCAGAAACAGTAGCTATTTACAAATTAGCAAAAGCAGGAAGAATCGAAGAAGCTTTGAAAATCTACAGATGGTTTTTGCCTTTATTAGAATTGGATATTAATTCATTTTTGGTTCAGAATATCAAATTAGCTGAAGTTGCCACAGGAATTGGTTCAGAACATGTTCGTGCACCGAGATTGCCATTGCAAGGAGCAGAAAAAGAAAGAGTTCTGGCTATTATTGCCGAAGGAATACGTACAAGACCAACTTTGCCAGACTATAAAAATTTATAA
- a CDS encoding AraC family transcriptional regulator yields MKVFPFKIPKSGEDPLIYQEDIEVSFYDKLHQHEEIQISFIEKGEGDVFAGDTISQYREGDILVIGSNLPHVFRSDVQENEVSVMLTLFFTFNSFGKDFFELSTFRNIQPLLESTKNGFIIHNAPKKVVKYFKKLKNADSYTRFILFLDILKWLSTSETTPLSNYLYQKKITDNEGKRMQIVFEYVMTNFHKNITLDEIASIASMTKNAFCRYFKVRTNKSFFQFLIEVRIERAAKLLSHNEELSVLEIAELCGFNNISNFNRKFKELKQISPLQYRKLNL; encoded by the coding sequence ATGAAAGTTTTTCCATTTAAAATTCCAAAATCTGGAGAGGATCCCCTTATTTATCAAGAAGATATAGAAGTATCATTTTATGATAAATTGCATCAGCACGAAGAAATTCAGATTAGTTTTATCGAAAAAGGAGAAGGTGACGTTTTTGCTGGCGATACAATATCGCAATATCGTGAGGGCGATATACTCGTAATTGGAAGCAATTTGCCTCATGTTTTTAGAAGCGACGTTCAGGAAAATGAGGTGTCCGTAATGCTAACTTTATTCTTTACTTTCAATTCTTTTGGGAAAGATTTTTTTGAATTGTCTACTTTTCGAAATATCCAACCCCTTCTAGAAAGCACCAAGAATGGATTTATTATTCATAACGCACCCAAAAAAGTGGTCAAGTATTTTAAGAAACTTAAAAATGCTGATAGCTACACGCGCTTTATACTGTTTCTTGATATACTAAAATGGCTTTCAACATCAGAAACTACTCCGCTTTCTAATTATTTATACCAAAAGAAAATAACGGATAATGAAGGCAAAAGAATGCAGATCGTATTTGAGTATGTTATGACCAATTTCCATAAAAATATAACGCTCGATGAAATAGCTTCGATCGCTAGCATGACTAAAAATGCTTTTTGTCGGTATTTTAAAGTTCGTACCAACAAATCTTTTTTTCAATTTCTTATCGAAGTTCGTATTGAAAGAGCGGCAAAATTATTATCTCATAATGAAGAACTCTCCGTTTTGGAAATTGCAGAATTATGCGGTTTTAATAATATTTCCAATTTTAATCGAAAGTTTAAAGAACTAAAACAGATTTCTCCTTTGCAATACAGAAAGCTGAATTTGTAA
- a CDS encoding DNA-deoxyinosine glycosylase: MYKKALPPLIDHSTIILIMGTMAGEQSIAKQQYYANRGNLFWKILFSIFEEEFSASYEDRKALVKKYNIGLWNVLQSCKREGSRDASITEETINDFESLHKQYPNIKYVFFESKAAAKYFQKHTAPQEGVTYITLPSTSGLNAGLTKEEKIAQWKNISQIALSK; encoded by the coding sequence ATGTACAAAAAAGCCCTTCCGCCCTTAATTGACCATTCTACAATTATTCTAATTATGGGAACTATGGCTGGAGAACAGTCTATTGCCAAGCAACAATATTATGCAAACAGAGGAAATCTATTCTGGAAGATTCTGTTTAGTATTTTTGAGGAAGAATTTAGCGCTTCTTATGAAGATCGAAAGGCATTAGTAAAAAAATATAACATTGGTCTTTGGAATGTTTTACAAAGCTGTAAAAGAGAAGGAAGTCGCGATGCCTCTATTACAGAAGAAACGATTAATGATTTTGAAAGCTTGCATAAGCAGTATCCTAATATAAAATATGTCTTTTTTGAAAGTAAAGCTGCTGCGAAGTATTTCCAAAAACATACAGCTCCGCAAGAAGGAGTCACTTATATAACTCTGCCATCAACTAGTGGATTAAATGCAGGTTTAACGAAAGAGGAAAAAATAGCACAATGGAAAAATATATCTCAAATAGCACTTTCAAAATAG
- the bioB gene encoding biotin synthase BioB, whose translation MNGKIRNDWSREEIQAIYDKPLLELVYEAATVHRNWHKPSEIQVCTLLSVKTGGCPEDCSYCGQAARYHTDIKVQALLPTEKVLEHAQKAKEGGSSRFCMAAAWREVRDNKDFDRVIEMVKGVNDLGLEVCCTLGMLTEEQAIRLQEAGLYAYNHNLDTSESYYDEIISTRKFDQRLDTINNVRKAGITVCSGGIIGLGETPADRVSMLATLATMPVHPESVPVNALARVKGTPLENNPKVPLWDMVRMIATARIIMPAAVVRLSAGRIEMTEEEQAWCFMAGANSIFTGERETLLVTPNPGLSEDMQMFQNLGLKPLVKENKSSCSVI comes from the coding sequence ATGAACGGAAAAATAAGAAACGACTGGAGCAGAGAAGAAATTCAAGCGATCTACGATAAGCCTTTATTAGAATTAGTTTATGAGGCTGCAACTGTACACCGCAATTGGCATAAACCTTCAGAAATACAAGTTTGCACCTTGCTTTCTGTAAAAACAGGTGGCTGTCCTGAAGATTGTTCTTATTGCGGACAAGCAGCACGTTACCATACCGATATTAAAGTTCAAGCTTTATTGCCAACCGAAAAAGTATTAGAGCACGCACAAAAAGCAAAAGAGGGTGGCTCATCTCGTTTTTGTATGGCCGCCGCTTGGCGTGAAGTTCGTGATAACAAAGATTTTGACCGTGTTATTGAAATGGTAAAAGGCGTTAACGATCTTGGACTAGAAGTGTGCTGTACGCTAGGAATGCTTACCGAAGAACAAGCTATACGTCTGCAAGAAGCGGGTTTGTATGCTTATAATCATAATTTGGATACTTCTGAAAGTTATTATGACGAAATCATCAGTACACGTAAGTTTGATCAGCGTCTTGATACTATTAATAATGTCAGAAAAGCAGGAATCACAGTTTGCTCTGGTGGAATAATCGGTTTAGGAGAAACTCCTGCAGATCGCGTTTCTATGTTGGCAACTTTGGCTACTATGCCTGTTCATCCCGAATCTGTTCCTGTAAATGCCTTAGCGAGAGTAAAAGGAACTCCATTAGAAAACAACCCAAAAGTGCCTCTTTGGGATATGGTTCGAATGATCGCCACTGCGCGTATCATTATGCCCGCTGCTGTTGTCCGTTTAAGTGCTGGACGCATCGAAATGACCGAAGAAGAACAAGCTTGGTGTTTTATGGCTGGTGCCAATTCTATTTTTACAGGAGAACGCGAAACCTTATTGGTAACACCAAATCCAGGACTTTCCGAAGACATGCAAATGTTTCAAAATCTTGGACTTAAACCTTTGGTTAAAGAGAATAAAAGTAGCTGTTCGGTAATTTAA
- a CDS encoding aldehyde dehydrogenase (NADP(+)) yields the protein MITGKNYIGSQLKASGSKVLKTFNPLLNKENPWVFIEATDDEIEEAVSLANKAFTSYKKKSGLEKAKFLNTIADEILALGDVLLEQYCIESGYPKGRAEGERGRMIGQLRAFAEMLTEGSWVQATIDTAIEDRQPSPKEDLRKMLVPLGPIVVFGSSNFPFAFSTSGGDTVSALASGCPVIVKSHSMHIGTGEMVASAIIKAAEETNMPEGVFSNLVGDGRTLGTSLVKHPLVKGVGFTGSIKGGRALCDLAAQRPEPIPVFAEMGSINPVVLLPQALKENSQKWATAYAGSITLGAGQFCTNPGLLLALKGEELNRFEENLNQAIEKIQPSCMLHPSIYADFNSGIAKIKEQNGVSKIAEFKGETILNHGTPTVLKVDGKEFLENKILHSEVFGPFSILIECENEAELIEVISKLEGQLTGTIISEENEIEIHKEIISALQNRVGRLIFNGVPTGVEVCASMIHGGPYPASSDSRYTAVGIHAVYRWVRPLSYQNWPNELLPAELQNENPLQIVRTVNNKLTLSQI from the coding sequence ATGATTACAGGAAAAAATTATATAGGAAGCCAGCTTAAGGCCAGTGGTTCAAAAGTCTTAAAAACGTTCAATCCGTTATTGAATAAAGAAAATCCTTGGGTTTTTATAGAGGCAACTGATGATGAAATTGAGGAAGCGGTTAGTTTGGCCAATAAAGCATTTACGAGTTATAAAAAAAAATCAGGTCTTGAAAAAGCTAAATTTTTAAATACAATTGCCGATGAAATTTTAGCTTTAGGAGATGTTCTCCTAGAGCAATACTGCATTGAATCAGGCTATCCGAAAGGTAGAGCAGAAGGAGAACGAGGACGAATGATTGGTCAGTTGCGAGCTTTTGCCGAAATGCTTACTGAAGGAAGTTGGGTTCAGGCAACAATTGATACTGCAATAGAGGATAGACAGCCTTCACCAAAAGAAGATCTGCGCAAAATGTTAGTTCCTCTAGGACCAATAGTGGTTTTTGGATCAAGCAATTTTCCTTTTGCATTTTCTACAAGTGGTGGAGACACAGTTTCGGCTTTAGCTTCGGGCTGTCCGGTTATAGTAAAAAGCCATTCCATGCATATAGGAACAGGCGAAATGGTTGCATCAGCTATTATAAAAGCAGCTGAGGAAACGAACATGCCAGAAGGTGTTTTTTCTAATCTTGTAGGAGACGGTAGAACGCTTGGAACAAGTTTGGTCAAGCATCCGTTGGTAAAAGGAGTAGGTTTTACGGGAAGCATTAAAGGAGGTCGTGCCTTATGCGATTTAGCCGCTCAACGTCCAGAACCAATTCCAGTATTTGCCGAAATGGGAAGCATTAATCCTGTGGTGCTTTTGCCTCAAGCATTGAAAGAAAACAGTCAAAAATGGGCGACAGCTTATGCGGGCTCCATTACTTTAGGAGCAGGACAATTTTGTACAAATCCAGGATTATTATTAGCTTTAAAAGGAGAAGAATTGAATAGGTTTGAAGAAAATCTTAACCAAGCAATCGAAAAAATTCAGCCTAGCTGTATGTTGCATCCTTCTATTTATGCTGATTTCAATAGTGGAATTGCAAAAATTAAAGAACAGAACGGAGTCTCGAAAATTGCTGAGTTTAAAGGAGAAACAATTTTAAATCATGGTACTCCTACAGTTTTAAAGGTTGACGGAAAAGAATTCTTAGAGAATAAAATATTACATAGCGAAGTGTTTGGACCATTTTCTATTTTAATTGAATGCGAAAATGAGGCTGAACTAATAGAAGTGATCTCTAAACTAGAAGGACAGCTAACAGGAACAATCATAAGTGAAGAGAACGAAATAGAAATTCATAAAGAGATCATTTCTGCTCTACAAAATCGTGTGGGACGCTTGATTTTTAATGGCGTGCCTACGGGAGTCGAAGTTTGCGCTTCGATGATTCACGGCGGACCTTATCCTGCATCATCAGATTCACGTTATACTGCCGTAGGTATACACGCAGTTTACAGATGGGTTAGACCATTAAGTTATCAGAATTGGCCAAATGAATTGCTGCCTGCTGAATTGCAAAATGAAAATCCATTGCAAATTGTTCGTACAGTAAATAATAAACTAACACTATCTCAAATATAA
- a CDS encoding helix-turn-helix transcriptional regulator produces MLEKKSIVIGCDDVTILTMILNAISIVSSYTFSTVSVSTGLDVKNAINSLNPDLVILGFKQNQLVLNDTNFNSDKRNIPILYLTQNYECESLCWSKQNIVFTYPYNQIKNTDFLIYRIQSIFLLKKTEPQVKPAASFAEAAFQKNNSDKLSHYVMELDQKVEVLLKIKERISYLYPNVDDATRIELMSIVNSIKTVANDNKLWDDFKIYFEQSNPNFLLALAKKHPSLSSRDLKYCCYIKMNMSNNDITNLLGINQESVRTHKYRLKKKLTLKKEDDIISYLRTVS; encoded by the coding sequence ATGCTCGAAAAAAAATCTATAGTAATTGGATGTGACGATGTCACGATACTGACTATGATATTAAATGCTATATCAATAGTATCTTCTTATACATTTTCTACCGTTTCTGTATCGACAGGATTAGATGTTAAAAATGCAATAAACTCTTTAAATCCCGATTTAGTGATTTTAGGTTTCAAACAAAACCAGCTCGTTTTAAATGATACCAATTTCAATTCTGACAAAAGAAATATTCCGATTTTATACTTGACTCAAAATTATGAATGCGAGTCATTATGCTGGTCAAAACAAAACATTGTTTTTACTTATCCATACAATCAGATTAAGAATACCGATTTTTTAATTTATCGAATTCAATCTATCTTTCTTCTCAAAAAAACAGAACCGCAAGTCAAACCAGCAGCGTCGTTTGCAGAAGCAGCTTTTCAGAAGAACAATTCCGACAAATTAAGCCATTATGTTATGGAATTGGATCAAAAGGTTGAAGTGCTTTTAAAAATAAAAGAACGCATATCTTACCTTTATCCAAACGTAGACGATGCTACTAGAATTGAACTAATGTCTATTGTAAATTCGATAAAGACAGTCGCGAACGATAATAAACTGTGGGACGATTTTAAAATCTATTTTGAACAATCAAATCCAAATTTTCTTCTGGCTCTTGCCAAAAAACATCCTTCTTTAAGTTCTCGAGATTTAAAATACTGCTGCTATATTAAAATGAACATGAGCAACAATGACATTACCAATCTTCTTGGCATCAATCAAGAAAGTGTTCGAACTCATAAATATCGTCTAAAAAAGAAACTAACGCTTAAAAAAGAAGATGATATCATTTCGTACTTAAGAACAGTTTCGTAA
- a CDS encoding Pvc16 family protein has product MIHQSLQFTNKLLGQFLKNRFALTEDKTVVNYLIEPSGTLPKVNQNKVVLSLINIEKETNQPFYIRNQKLETGNYSNFNPTERYNIDLLISSNFDDYTESLKFLDAIIAFFQINNYIDASSSSSIPDGLSRLEFEYEKISYHQMHSLWTAMAAKYQPSIIYKMKLIKVQSHEIMEIIPSVKNTNNTISK; this is encoded by the coding sequence ATGATACATCAATCACTTCAATTTACGAATAAATTATTGGGACAGTTTTTAAAAAATCGTTTTGCTTTAACTGAAGACAAAACCGTTGTGAACTATCTTATTGAACCAAGTGGTACTTTACCTAAAGTAAACCAAAACAAAGTCGTTTTATCTCTAATAAATATTGAAAAAGAAACCAACCAGCCTTTTTACATTAGAAACCAGAAATTAGAAACTGGAAACTATTCTAATTTCAATCCGACAGAAAGATACAACATTGACTTATTGATTAGTAGCAATTTTGACGATTACACCGAATCTCTAAAATTTCTAGATGCCATAATCGCCTTCTTTCAGATTAACAATTATATCGATGCATCGTCCTCCTCTTCTATTCCAGATGGCTTAAGCCGATTAGAATTTGAATACGAAAAGATCTCATACCATCAAATGCACAGTTTGTGGACAGCAATGGCAGCAAAATATCAGCCCTCTATTATTTACAAAATGAAGCTGATAAAAGTTCAGAGTCATGAAATTATGGAAATCATACCTTCTGTAAAAAACACAAATAACACCATTTCCAAATGA
- a CDS encoding 4-hydroxyproline epimerase, giving the protein MVKKTFFCVDAHTCGNPVRVVAGGGPNLQGDSMSEKRQHFLKEYDWIRKGLMFEPRGHDMMSGSILYPPSDPKNDVGILFIETSGCLPMCGHGTIGTITIAVEEGLVTPKTPGIIKMEAPAGLVHIEYQQTGKKVDWVRLTNVKSYLAAEGLIIYCEELGEIVFDVAYGGNYYAIIDPQKNFSGVQNFTASKIIQYSQELRKKINEKYPDYFIHPENNTIRDVSHLLWTGTPIDSASSGRNAVFYGDKAIDRSPCGTGTSARMAQLHAKGKLKKGEEFIHESYIGSKFIGKVVEETSIGDIPAIVPSIQGWAKVYGYNTIVIDESDDPYAFGFQVI; this is encoded by the coding sequence ATGGTAAAGAAAACTTTTTTTTGCGTAGATGCTCATACGTGCGGGAATCCAGTTCGGGTTGTGGCCGGGGGAGGGCCAAATCTACAAGGTGATTCAATGAGTGAAAAACGGCAGCATTTTTTAAAAGAATATGACTGGATCCGTAAGGGATTAATGTTTGAACCAAGAGGACATGATATGATGAGTGGCAGCATTTTATATCCGCCAAGTGATCCTAAAAACGATGTAGGAATTTTGTTTATAGAAACTTCGGGCTGTTTGCCCATGTGCGGACACGGAACAATCGGAACTATTACAATTGCTGTAGAAGAAGGCTTAGTTACACCAAAAACACCAGGCATTATCAAAATGGAAGCCCCTGCAGGTTTAGTGCATATCGAATACCAGCAGACAGGGAAAAAAGTAGATTGGGTACGTTTGACCAACGTAAAATCGTATCTGGCTGCAGAAGGACTTATCATTTATTGTGAAGAATTGGGCGAGATTGTTTTTGATGTCGCTTATGGAGGAAATTATTATGCTATCATCGATCCGCAAAAGAATTTTTCTGGTGTTCAGAATTTTACGGCAAGCAAAATTATTCAGTATAGTCAGGAACTTCGTAAAAAGATTAATGAAAAATATCCGGATTATTTCATTCATCCAGAAAATAATACTATTCGAGATGTATCACATCTATTATGGACAGGAACTCCTATAGATTCGGCTTCGTCTGGCAGAAATGCTGTTTTTTATGGCGATAAAGCAATTGACCGTTCACCATGCGGAACAGGTACCTCAGCCCGAATGGCACAATTGCATGCTAAAGGAAAACTGAAAAAAGGCGAAGAATTTATTCACGAAAGTTATATTGGAAGTAAGTTTATTGGAAAAGTGGTGGAAGAAACTTCTATAGGAGATATTCCTGCTATTGTTCCAAGCATACAAGGCTGGGCAAAAGTATACGGATACAATACTATTGTAATTGATGAAAGCGATGATCCTTATGCTTTTGGATTTCAAGTTATTTAA